One region of Ardenticatenales bacterium genomic DNA includes:
- a CDS encoding hydantoinase B/oxoprolinase family protein, which produces MALQGHASRKPTPATLSIFHHLFASVAEEMGVALERAAYSPNIKERLDFSCAVFLGDGRMLAQAAHIPVHLGAMPASVRTAITHCQPFRPGDVVILNDPYLGGNHLPDITLVSPIFIDESTPTAPDFFVASRAHHADVGGMSPGSMPQSTELYQEGLIIPPVKLVDGGQRNDALWQIILRNVRTPVERSGDLAAQLAAHHIGDRRLREIVRRYGGAETQAHAIALIAYAETLTRAAIAHIPDGVYTFCDYLDDDGQTAEPVPVQVTLTVDGERLLADFAGTAPAVQGNLNAVPAIVTSATAYCLRCAALALTQTDLPMNEGAFTPLEVRVEPGSLLDPTPPHAVAAGNVETSQRIVDVVFGALAQALPDLIPAASQGTMNNLTFGGSGENGPFAYYETIGGGAGAGPTADGVSGVHVHMSNTLNTPVEALEYAFPLRVLAYELRHGSGGSGRHHGGDGLVRSLQFLRPVTVTLTSERRRRAPYGLNGGQPGQPGENHLLREGATQALPGKVTIRLQSGDTLRIETPGGGGWGAAD; this is translated from the coding sequence ATGGCGTTGCAAGGTCACGCAAGCCGGAAGCCAACCCCGGCGACACTCTCCATCTTTCACCATCTTTTCGCTTCCGTGGCGGAGGAGATGGGCGTGGCGCTGGAGCGGGCGGCGTATAGCCCGAATATCAAGGAGCGGTTGGATTTTAGCTGCGCCGTTTTCCTGGGGGATGGGCGGATGCTGGCGCAGGCGGCGCATATTCCCGTACATCTGGGCGCAATGCCGGCATCCGTCCGCACCGCCATCACCCATTGTCAACCCTTCCGCCCCGGCGACGTCGTCATCCTCAACGACCCCTACCTCGGCGGCAACCACCTCCCCGACATCACCCTCGTCTCCCCCATCTTCATCGACGAATCCACCCCCACCGCCCCCGACTTCTTCGTCGCCAGCCGCGCCCACCACGCCGACGTCGGCGGCATGTCCCCCGGCTCCATGCCCCAATCCACGGAACTGTACCAGGAGGGCCTGATCATCCCCCCCGTGAAACTGGTGGACGGCGGTCAGCGCAACGACGCCCTCTGGCAGATCATCTTGCGCAACGTACGCACGCCCGTGGAACGGAGCGGCGACCTGGCGGCGCAGTTGGCCGCGCACCACATCGGCGACCGCCGCCTGCGCGAAATTGTGCGGCGGTATGGCGGCGCGGAAACGCAAGCCCACGCCATCGCTCTGATCGCCTACGCGGAAACGCTCACGCGCGCGGCCATTGCCCACATTCCCGATGGGGTGTACACGTTTTGCGACTACCTGGATGATGATGGGCAAACGGCGGAGCCTGTGCCCGTGCAGGTGACGTTGACGGTGGATGGAGAGCGGTTGCTGGCGGATTTTGCCGGCACAGCCCCCGCCGTCCAGGGCAATCTCAATGCCGTGCCCGCCATCGTCACATCCGCCACCGCCTACTGCCTCCGCTGCGCCGCCCTGGCCCTGACACAAACCGATCTACCCATGAACGAAGGCGCATTCACGCCGCTAGAAGTGCGCGTGGAACCCGGTTCGCTCCTCGATCCCACGCCGCCGCACGCCGTCGCTGCCGGCAACGTGGAAACCTCCCAGCGCATCGTAGATGTCGTCTTTGGCGCATTGGCGCAGGCACTGCCCGACCTCATCCCCGCCGCCAGCCAGGGAACCATGAACAACCTCACCTTCGGCGGCAGCGGCGAAAACGGCCCCTTCGCCTACTACGAAACCATTGGCGGCGGCGCGGGCGCCGGTCCAACGGCAGACGGCGTCAGCGGCGTCCACGTCCACATGTCCAACACGCTAAACACACCCGTGGAAGCGCTGGAATACGCCTTCCCCCTGCGCGTCCTCGCCTACGAACTGCGCCACGGCTCCGGCGGCAGCGGACGGCACCACGGCGGCGATGGCCTCGTGCGCAGTCTGCAATTTCTGCGCCCCGTCACCGTCACCCTCACCAGCGAACGCCGCCGCCGCGCCCCCTACGGATTAAACGGCGGGCAACCAGGGCAGCCGGGCGAAAACCACCTGTTGCGCGAAGGCGCGACACAAGCACTACCGGGCAAGGTCACCATTCGCCTGCAATCGGGCGACACGCTGCGCATCGAAACGCCCGGCGGTGGCGGCTGGGGGGCGGCAGATTGA
- a CDS encoding alkaline phosphatase D family protein yields MARKITRREFIRSAGLGALGLVTPYVLLGPGGSRFADPPDQAHFAFDPNLPPEDVFGVSVASGDPTAAGVILWTRVNDDQWQPDTNLAFQVAADTGFTQIVAQGLVASADFDANSDYVVKLDLDGSLGAGSVYYYRFIYANTSSRIGRCRTLPASDSSPTNLKFGLLTCQHYTNGYYPALHYLAQEDVDFVIHVGDFIYESGSTNQAYPNHVLQIPGGSPATGLEAYRYLYRTYHSDHFLQEVMERHTFIIIWDDHEFANDSYWDYELDAPGAPDHPFVADPNALTQLKLESQRAWAEYMPARPQIDPNATHPHDYLTIYRRFQFGDLVDLFMTDERTYRSPHPCGETTIGGRYVNLGCPMQSDPSQSMLGPTQRDWLVDGLLNSPAIWKLWGNEVLQMELIIPRPNNPNGDIYLNLDAWDGYEYERQSVLTQVRDAGIKNLVTLTGDLHAYMAGYLKIDYANHDNNDPNNVVGVEFMTPAVTSSNVGEVLADLGFPFEIGEGLVRLLNPHVRFFDGYHWGYAVIEVTPAYCEYRTYSVDKTVDSPDAARALLKRLRVFRDHTRIFDLTP; encoded by the coding sequence ATGGCTCGCAAAATCACCCGTCGAGAATTTATTCGTAGCGCCGGTCTGGGCGCGCTGGGCCTGGTAACGCCGTACGTGCTATTAGGGCCGGGCGGTTCCAGGTTTGCCGATCCGCCTGATCAGGCGCATTTCGCTTTTGACCCTAACTTGCCGCCGGAGGATGTTTTTGGCGTTTCGGTGGCTTCTGGTGATCCTACTGCCGCCGGCGTGATTCTGTGGACGCGCGTCAATGATGATCAGTGGCAGCCGGACACGAATCTGGCTTTCCAGGTGGCCGCGGATACGGGTTTCACGCAGATTGTGGCTCAAGGACTCGTTGCCAGCGCGGATTTTGACGCGAACAGTGACTATGTGGTGAAGTTGGACCTGGATGGCAGCCTGGGCGCGGGTAGCGTGTACTACTATCGCTTTATTTATGCGAACACGTCTAGTCGTATTGGTCGCTGCCGCACTTTGCCGGCATCCGACAGTTCCCCGACCAACCTGAAATTCGGCCTGCTGACGTGCCAGCATTACACGAATGGCTACTATCCGGCGCTCCATTACCTGGCGCAGGAGGACGTGGATTTTGTCATCCACGTGGGGGATTTCATCTATGAAAGCGGCAGCACCAATCAGGCGTATCCCAATCACGTGCTGCAAATTCCGGGGGGCAGCCCGGCCACGGGGTTGGAGGCGTACCGCTATCTTTATCGTACCTACCATTCGGACCATTTCTTGCAGGAGGTGATGGAGCGGCACACGTTCATCATCATCTGGGATGATCATGAGTTTGCGAATGATAGTTATTGGGATTATGAGTTGGATGCGCCGGGCGCGCCGGATCATCCGTTTGTGGCTGATCCGAATGCGTTGACGCAGTTGAAGTTGGAATCACAACGGGCCTGGGCGGAGTATATGCCGGCACGTCCCCAAATCGACCCCAACGCCACCCACCCACACGACTACCTCACCATCTATCGTCGCTTTCAGTTTGGCGATCTGGTGGACCTCTTCATGACCGACGAGCGTACCTACCGTAGCCCACACCCCTGCGGCGAGACCACGATCGGTGGCCGCTACGTCAACCTGGGCTGCCCCATGCAGTCGGATCCGTCGCAGTCCATGTTGGGGCCGACACAACGGGATTGGCTGGTGGATGGGTTGCTGAATTCGCCGGCGATCTGGAAGTTGTGGGGGAATGAGGTGCTGCAAATGGAGTTGATTATCCCCCGCCCGAATAATCCGAACGGGGATATTTATCTCAATCTGGATGCGTGGGATGGGTATGAGTATGAGAGGCAGAGTGTGTTGACGCAGGTGAGAGATGCCGGCATCAAAAACCTCGTCACCCTCACCGGAGACCTGCACGCCTACATGGCCGGCTACCTCAAAATTGACTACGCCAACCACGACAACAACGACCCCAACAACGTCGTCGGCGTCGAATTCATGACCCCCGCCGTCACCTCCTCCAACGTGGGCGAAGTCCTGGCCGACCTCGGCTTCCCCTTCGAGATCGGCGAAGGCCTCGTGCGCCTCCTCAACCCGCACGTACGCTTTTTCGACGGCTACCACTGGGGCTACGCCGTCATCGAAGTCACCCCGGCCTATTGCGAATACCGCACATACAGCGTGGACAAAACGGTGGACAGCCCCGACGCCGCCCGCGCCCTCCTCAAGCGCCTGCGCGTCTTCCGCGACCACACCCGTATCTTCGACCTCACGCCATAG
- a CDS encoding LysM peptidoglycan-binding domain-containing protein has protein sequence MKQRLVFILLFILVSGGWAAPVAAAQLPDSATVNGVVGHAQTYRLSCESRSAADLAAFWGVNVSETTFFAGLPRSDNPDVGFVGDVHGAWGNIPPNDYGVHAGPVAQLLRAYGLDAQAGRGFSLDDLRAEAAAGRPAIVWLVGNVWAGTPQLYTAQDGRQTTVAAFEHTFLFVGYTPTTVVLINAADGLTQYIRATDFLTSWSVLGNMAVLVRGLAPTVPPPSPTGQDGYTVQSGDRLASIAARFGVTWPDLARLNQLTFPYTIYPGQVLRLPGGTTAPSPPAGSIPSAGDSTYTVQAGEYLAQICRRLGLDWQAVAQLNGLYPPYTVYPGQVLRLPGSSATTPTLPATYLVQPGDTLAAVAARFGLDWPTLAALNNIPYPYQIYAYQELRLR, from the coding sequence ATGAAACAACGCCTCGTTTTCATATTGCTTTTCATCCTGGTGTCTGGCGGTTGGGCTGCGCCTGTTGCCGCGGCGCAGCTTCCCGATTCCGCCACCGTCAACGGCGTCGTCGGCCACGCCCAGACGTATCGCCTCTCCTGCGAATCCCGCTCCGCGGCCGACCTGGCCGCTTTCTGGGGCGTCAACGTCAGCGAAACGACCTTCTTCGCCGGCCTGCCCCGTTCCGACAACCCTGACGTGGGTTTTGTCGGCGATGTGCATGGCGCCTGGGGCAATATCCCACCCAACGACTATGGCGTCCACGCCGGGCCGGTGGCCCAATTGCTGCGCGCCTACGGATTGGACGCGCAGGCGGGGCGCGGCTTCTCCCTCGACGACCTGCGCGCCGAAGCAGCCGCGGGTCGCCCCGCCATCGTCTGGCTCGTGGGCAACGTGTGGGCGGGCACGCCCCAGTTGTACACAGCGCAGGATGGCCGGCAAACGACCGTGGCCGCCTTTGAGCATACCTTCCTCTTTGTCGGCTACACACCCACGACCGTTGTCTTGATCAACGCCGCCGACGGCCTCACCCAATACATCCGCGCCACCGACTTCCTCACCTCCTGGTCCGTGTTGGGGAACATGGCCGTCCTCGTGCGCGGCCTGGCCCCCACCGTCCCGCCGCCGTCGCCCACCGGCCAGGACGGCTACACCGTGCAATCCGGCGACCGCCTTGCCTCCATTGCCGCCCGCTTTGGCGTCACCTGGCCCGATCTCGCCCGCCTCAACCAGTTGACCTTCCCCTACACGATTTATCCGGGCCAGGTGCTGCGCCTGCCCGGCGGGACCACCGCCCCTTCGCCCCCTGCCGGCAGCATCCCCTCCGCCGGGGACAGCACCTACACGGTGCAGGCGGGGGAATATCTGGCGCAAATTTGCCGCCGCCTGGGGTTGGACTGGCAGGCCGTGGCCCAACTCAACGGCCTCTACCCACCCTATACCGTTTATCCGGGCCAGGTGCTACGACTGCCAGGGAGCAGCGCCACCACGCCTACCCTCCCCGCCACCTACCTCGTCCAGCCCGGCGACACCCTCGCCGCCGTCGCCGCCCGCTTCGGCCTCGACTGGCCCACCCTCGCCGCCCTCAACAACATCCCTTATCCCTACCAGATATACGCCTACCAGGAACTCCGCCTGCGCTAA
- a CDS encoding adenine phosphoribosyltransferase (Catalyzes a salvage reaction resulting in the formation of AMP, that is energically less costly than de novo synthesis), which produces MSQRETYAVQVAGLNRFLPIFEVAPGVKIAIFNMLGDTHIVKAAAAVLAEKLAQTPADVLVTAEAKSIPLIYEMSALMGLPYVVLRKTYKPYMGDAISAETLSITTGKPQELYLDEKDRQRVGNKNVILVDDVVSTGSTLNAMQEVIRAAGGHVTQVAAVFTEGDQDWSHVLALGNLPVFLQDKE; this is translated from the coding sequence ATGTCTCAACGCGAAACATATGCCGTACAGGTAGCCGGTCTTAATCGCTTCCTGCCTATTTTCGAGGTCGCCCCCGGCGTAAAAATCGCCATTTTCAACATGCTGGGCGACACGCACATCGTCAAAGCCGCCGCCGCCGTCCTCGCGGAAAAACTGGCGCAAACGCCCGCAGACGTGCTGGTGACGGCGGAAGCCAAGAGCATTCCCCTCATCTACGAAATGAGCGCCCTCATGGGGCTGCCCTACGTGGTGCTGCGCAAGACCTACAAGCCCTACATGGGCGACGCTATCAGCGCCGAAACGCTCTCGATCACCACGGGCAAGCCGCAGGAGCTGTATCTGGATGAGAAGGACCGTCAGCGCGTGGGGAACAAGAACGTGATTCTGGTGGATGACGTGGTGAGCACGGGCAGCACGCTCAACGCGATGCAAGAGGTCATTCGCGCCGCCGGTGGGCACGTCACCCAGGTAGCCGCCGTCTTCACCGAAGGGGATCAGGACTGGTCCCACGTGCTGGCGCTGGGCAATTTGCCCGTGTTTTTGCAGGACAAGGAGTAA